Part of the Perognathus longimembris pacificus isolate PPM17 chromosome 1, ASM2315922v1, whole genome shotgun sequence genome, TTGCCATCATGGTTATTTGTCTTGTATTTAGTGATGAATGGGTGACTTCCAAAAGAAAGGTAGCGCGCAAAGGCTGCGGGTACACTGCACTGCCAATAAATAacattaatttgaaataaaagtgGTTGTTAGTTCAGCACCAGTCAGTGAGAAAGCAGTAGCTCAGAGGTGCATGGCCCCAGCTGGGTGTCCCTCAGCGATGCAGAGGGCTTTTCAGTGAGGGACAGGCGCCCGCTTCGCCCTCCAGCCTGGGCCCCCCGTCTGTCAACCCCTGCTCTTCCCTGCTCTTGTCTTATTTTCATCTCCACACTGACAGCCAGGGAAGCGTGCCGGTCTGCAGACACGCAGTCAGGTGTGCACACAGCCCTGGCGGCACACCTGCACTCTGTCCTTGTGCCCTTACACCCCGCAGGGCACTGGCCTTACACCCTGACCCACCAGCTGGCTCTGggctccaccccacccccgaccTCCAGGAAGTGCTGCTTCCAGCCACACACCCCTTCCCGCTCCACACACCGGCCATGgggggccacacacacacacacacacacacacacacacactcacacacacacacgccagccaCGGTGGCCAGACACCCCCCCCTCCCACACCCACACGCCAACCACGGTGCCAGCTGGCAGGATCAGGCCCCCCTGACCAGGTTGCGCACTGCTTCATGTTTCTTATTGGATAATAATTGTATATACTAGATCATTTAGATTTGGCTATAAGAATGTTgtataggggggctgggaatatggcctagtggcaagagtgctgcctcctacacatgaagctctgggttcgattccccagcaccacatatatggaaaacggccagaaggggcgctgtggctcaggtggcagagtgctagccttgagcgggaagaagccagggaaggtgctcaggccctgagtccaagacccaggactggccaaaaaaaaaaaaaaaaaagaatgttgtatAGGAAGTGATAATTTGCTATTTAATTCagaaaataaacttcaaatttttaaaatattccaaaatacTGACTTTGCTTCTTTAGGAGTATATGAATATTACATTGGTGGTTATGAttagtttattaaaatattaattctttatatatggaaaaatgatactatcatctttaaaataacttcaaaacacatttgaaaaggtatatttcagaaaataagtaCATGATAATTTAGAATTTTAGCAATAAAGTAATATTAATCTAGTTTTTCTTCatataacagattttttttaaagtaaaatatatttggtAGGCATATTTTTCTTGTATTCATGCATTTATTAGTGCCATCAAATAATTAAAGTAGCTAGTTATGTAAGGTTGGTAACAGGCACATTTTTGTAGTGAATATGTATTTTCTAAACTCACTATACCTTCATCACTGATTGTTTGCTTCATTACAGGCTTTACATGTTTCCTAATCAAGCAgataagaaaaagataaaattttatcCTGTTCTAAGTAAATGTTTCTCCTTTTGATTTTTAGACTTGACATACAGCAACACtaagaaatgaaaaatcaaacATCTGTGAAGGAATTCATCCTTCTGGGATTAACTAATGACCCAACActaaatattttgatttttctgtttctatttcttgcttATATGCTGAGTGTTACAGGAAATCTGACGATTATAACCCTCACACTGATAGACTCACGCCTCAAAacacccatgtacttcttccttagGAACTTCGCTTTCCTGGAGATCTCGTTCACAACAGTTTGTATTCCTAGATTCCTAGTCAGCATTATCACTGAGGATTTGACCATTTCCTATAACTCTTGTATGGCCCAGGTGTTTTTCTTATTACTCCTTGGTTCAACTGAATTCTTCCTTCTGACAGCTATGTCCTATGATCGTTATGTAGCCATCTGCAAACCCTTGCACTACACAACAATAATGAGCAGCAAGGTCTGCTTCCAGCTTGTAATTAGCTGCTGGCTGGCTGGGTTTCTCATTATCTTCCCACCAGTCATCATGGGGCTTCAGCTGGATTTCTGTGACTCCAACGTCATTGACCACTTCACCTGTGACTCCTCTCCTATGTTGCTGATTGCCTGTACAGATACAACCTTCCTGGAACTGTTGGCATTTTTCCTGGCAGTATTCACCCTCATGATGACCTTAATACTAGTGGTCCTTTCCTATGCATTCATCTTGAGGACAATTCTGAGAATCCCTTCTGCTGAGCAGAGGAAAAAGGCCTTTTCCACCTGTTCCTCACACATGATCGTGGTCTCCATTTCTTATGGTAGCTGTATTTTCATGTATGTGAAAACTTCAGCAAAGGAAGGAGTGGCTTTGAGCAAGGGGATAGCAGTGCTCAATACCTCTGTTGCTCCAATGCTAAATCCTTTCATTTACTCCCTGAGGAATCAGCAGGTAAAGCAATCCTTTCAGAATATGGTCAAGAAAATGTTGGCCAAATAAATTTTAGGGGTAACAAAATTCATTTCCTTCAGCTTAAATGGGATCCTGTATGTAATGAAATATTGGCAGTGTTTACTTGATCTGTAATTTATGTTTATCTTCCTACTGCTAAAAGCTTGAGTCTAGATGTAGGCCCACAAATTTGTTAAAAGCATCTCTATTATCTCTTTTGTTACTCTAAGCCATTTACTTTGCTGGCACCTTGGAACCTAGGAAAAAGAAGACTGTTTAATAACAATGACATGAAAGTACCTCTGAAGAATAATAAATCCTTGTGGAACAAgcaacttttttatttatttatttatttatttatttatttatttatttatttatttatttatttatttatttattggtgggtTCCTTTTGCTGGACTtcaattcaggccctgagtgctgtccctaagcttcttttgctcaaggctatagcactgtaccatttgatccAGAGCACTA contains:
- the LOC125348380 gene encoding olfactory receptor 6C76-like, which produces MKNQTSVKEFILLGLTNDPTLNILIFLFLFLAYMLSVTGNLTIITLTLIDSRLKTPMYFFLRNFAFLEISFTTVCIPRFLVSIITEDLTISYNSCMAQVFFLLLLGSTEFFLLTAMSYDRYVAICKPLHYTTIMSSKVCFQLVISCWLAGFLIIFPPVIMGLQLDFCDSNVIDHFTCDSSPMLLIACTDTTFLELLAFFLAVFTLMMTLILVVLSYAFILRTILRIPSAEQRKKAFSTCSSHMIVVSISYGSCIFMYVKTSAKEGVALSKGIAVLNTSVAPMLNPFIYSLRNQQVKQSFQNMVKKMLAK